Sequence from the Phoenix dactylifera cultivar Barhee BC4 unplaced genomic scaffold, palm_55x_up_171113_PBpolish2nd_filt_p 002096F, whole genome shotgun sequence genome:
ataatctAATTTCATCTCATTAAATTGTTCTTGTGGTTGAAACTCTTGGGTGGATAGCTTGGAATCTGtagttttttttgtttaaaacatCTCATATGCATGGGATGTACCTTAATCGGATTGAAAACTGTGATGGATTTTACCATTGGTACTGTTGGCAATAgtgcttaaaaaaataatttttttatataaaggtttttcttttctctgcGTTTTTTTTAATCTCATTACATTAGATTGAATACTTTAGGATTTGTTGGTTTATGTAGGTTGGAATGTGGATATAGTCTGATGTTATTCGTTTTTGCTCCCAAATATATTATTCATTAATTTTGTAGGAGATGATGGATGAAGCTGTTGGGTTAGAAGGAAGTGTTGAATGGGCTGAGCAAGAGGGGAGCTTTAATAGTTGGCTCGATAAGGTGCTTGCTTCTGATGGGATTGAGAGTCCTCGCATGGTTGAGGAAGAGAATAGACCTCGAGATAGGCCCAAAGAGCCAGACTCAAATTCCAAGAGGCAGAAGGTCAGTTCTTTTTTCTAAACTTGTATAAGAAATGTTCTTTTTTATCCGGCCATCAAGAACTTACCAAAGATAACAATAATAGGTATAAGTCAAAAAATAACTTGCATTAAAAAGGCAATGTACTGGTGAGAACTTTCTCAGATGTGCTAATGAGGAGATATATTCTAGCTACTCTGGATATTCTATCCTTATTTTGAAAATAACCAATGTTTTCATCATAATATACTTGTTTTAACTGCAAAATGtatatttaatgaaatataactcATTATAGCCAAGGTTAAGATCCATTACCATCATTGAATTGTGAATCATGTGAAAATAATTAATACCTCCATCTTTTGGTATTTCCATGGCTCTAGCAAGTACCTAGTTGTCCTTGTATCAATGAGGTTTTTATGCGCTAACggtaaataatttaaattagaTTCATTTAGGGAATGTGTGTTGTCCCTAAGTTGTGTTTAGATCTctatatgaaatttttttaagtgtTATATTGCCTACATTAGCAAGACAGAGATTAGGAAGTAAATTTGGTTAGGCTAAAGCAAGTCAATTTAGTTATGTTGATTTAGAGTGGAACAGATCAATATTGATAGTAATCATGGGCCTGAAACTGTTGATCATTTGTTCTCTCAATACTCCTTTTCAACGTTTTAGAAGACAGTTTGCTCTTTGTTAGGTGTGCTCCTCCCTCAATACTCTTTTGAATTTCTTTGTCTTGACTGGAGGCATAGAAATTTCTCTAAGCCTACTTAGTCTATCATTCTTATGTTGACTGCGGCCATAGCTTGGTCATGTTGACTGCGGCCATAGCTTGGTCATGTGGTAGCTATAGCTTCAAGATGTCTCCATCTATTTAATGATTGGTCATCCCTATGTAATTACAAAAGTAAAAGAGCTTCCACCTGCACTTTCAGAAGACTAAATTTTCATTGAAGTGGATTTCTGGCTTCCATTACCCAAAGATGTCTCATGTTTTTATTTACCTTCAGAGTTGGCTTTATTATGGACTGGTTTCAGCATCCTGGTTGTTCTTCGTCGACAGACTTCAACAACTTTTATTGGCAGATTCACCTCATTGCTGCATCTCTTGTTTTATTATCTCTTCTCTCTAATGATTAATCTGTCAGAATTGGAACCTGttcagttctttttttttcactctGTTATCAAAGCTGACCCTGttattatctttttaaataaaattttgggtGGCTAATCCtcccttcatctcaaaaaagaaagaaaaaaaagagaacaaagGTACAATCTAGTAGTGTGTTTGCACATATTTAGGTAGTTTGGTTTGAAGTTTATCGTGAGGTTACATTAACAGGTTCCAGTTTGAGATCGAAGGAGGTATAGTGATGTTTTAACAGATAATTACTTGAATTACAAGAGTTGCAAGTGGCATTTGAACTAGATTAACCCTGAAGCAATTGACTACATGAAATCGAGTTCGCTTTCCTTCTAATGTCCCTATGGTTATTTTTTGTTAGAAACTAATATTTTTTACAAAGCTAATTTTTTATGGAGTTCTAAATGTATCTTATCTTTTCTATTTGGCGATATTTTCTTActggtttatttatttttaatctatGCAGATAGGTCCATGCACTGACAAGACAGAGGAACCCAGTCCTCTGGGTTTGATTTTACGCATAACTCCATCTTTCTTGGATCTCATTGATAGGAAGCTATCTCAAAAGAAGACCACTCCTCTTAATGGACCAACTTCGGGTACTAGTATAGAAAAACAACAGACCAGAAATGATGAATATAACATCCAACCCACATTAATGAAATGGAAGGCTTCAAATTTTCCTGCAACAAAACTCAAGATCGGCTGTTGGGAGGTAATCTTACGTCTTGACTTGATAGAACAATTTAGAAAAAGCAAATGCTCAAAACCAAATGCTCTAATTAGTTTTTCTTCTTAGCatctaacaatttttttttaaactatgtTTCATAATTTTAGAGGAAGTCAAGAAATGAAGGTGATATTGTAGCTAAGTTTTACTATGCTAGGCGAAAACTTGTTTGGGAGATACAAGAagaaagattgaaaaaaaagatTGAGATCCAATGGACCGATATCTCAGCAACCAGAGCACGATTCATACGGGATCAACCAGACATTCTGGAAGTTGAGGTTAGATGTTTTCCTTAGACATATATTCTCATTTTATTGATTACTTTtgctactttttctttttccatagaCTACTTTTATTGTCTTAGACATGTTTTGAACTAATTCTTGGCTTTGGATGGTTTTTTGAAGTTTCTTAATGATTTCATTCTTTTAATAACAAAATTTGGAATATTTGTTTGGGTTTGATAACTAAGATATTTGGTACCTAGTGCAGTTAAGGCAGCAGCCCATGTTCTTTAAAGAGGTAAATCCTCAGCCAAGAAAGCATACTAATTGGGAAGCTTGTTCTGATTTTACCAGTGGGAATGCAACCACAAACAGGTACATAAAAATTACATTTACGTCACTTTCTTGGAGCTCTGTCATTTTGCTAAGCCTTTCAATGGATTTTACACCTTCAAATATTTCCATATTTGTTGAAatatacttctttttttttttagagagagagaggaatgtatttttttattgatgaaGTAGATAAATCCTTCGATTCAGATCTCCAGTCCTGCAATGTTTAGTCCATGTTAAACTACATCTATAGGAGCTTCTGAAATTATcaagaacaaacaaaaacagAATAATATCTTCTTTAGTAAAGTTCATGTAATATTCTCATAGcttgtttcttatttttatttccttcAGGAGGCACTATCTTGAGTTTGCAGAAGGAACTTTGGAGAAACATTATGAAAGGCTTTTACGTTCTGATCATCGGCTACTTACGTTGAGTCAGAAAGTTTTTGCAAGCCATGATTCTCAGTtttttgaaaccgttaataGCGACATGCAAGATATGTGCATGCTCACACCAAAATTTCCACCTATTTCAAATCAACCATCCAGCAACTGGTGTCCACCTCATCTGAATCATATTGACAATCAAGGGAGTGCTCCTACTCACATGTGGACCTTTGAATCTCTTGATCCAGCAGTTGGTGCCAACCATCCACTTTCACTGCTGACACCAACACCCAGAGTTATACAAATGAATTCGCCAAGTTCAGGTAATTTGTCTTAATTTAACCCGGAGTTAATCTAGTGAGATGAGGATGCtaattgtttctttcttttccttttcaagTCATGGAGTGCCTACCAACTATGAATCAAGGTGCAAGTTCTTTGAATCCAACGACATCCTACTTGGGTAAATCATTTCTTCATTAGTCTTTCATTTCATTATGTGATATTCTACTACCATGAGCTCTagctaagaattttttttccctttctttctttcttcaatgTAGCAGACAACTTTGCACTTAACAATGGCAACTCTGCAACAGATTCTACCCTGAACAGAATGACTCAGCTTTGCAGTCAAGACATTCAAAGTTTGAGAAGGGTCGATGACATAAGCGAGCGACAAATCCAACAACTACCCTGGGACACCTGCGCGACTCCAGCTCCTAATTTTCTTCCTGGGCGAGTCTCTGCTAATACCTTATTAACTCATACAGCTGAAACAGAAAATTTCCATGTCCCGAGACAAGGTCAATCACTCGAGGAGCATTTAATGAGCGAGTCAGATGATCTGGATGCATTTGCTGCTGATGACTCTAGGCTTCTTTCTTCAGTAAAATCTATTGGGTCAGTCATTTACTAAGAAGCACCACCAGATTCACAACCGCAATCCTCAAATGAACTGGATGATGGTAACCAAAACACCGATGGCACAAAGTCTCCATTGGAATCAAGGGACTCCAAGCAGTTAATCCATTCTATGACTAATTCCCATGGCACCTACAATTAATCATCAAACCTTCATTAGGCTTGGCCAAGAAAAGAGTTCTCATGGCAGAATCCAGTAGTCTTCATCATCAACTTGCTGATCTGTTTCCTGGTTTGTTTCAATTTCTTCTGCGTTTGTTTTTGTCGCAACAGAACATTCAGACTGCCGTTAGTACTGTGCCAGTAGAAGCACCAAACAGGTTATTCTACTGATGCGTTTCTATTTCCTGGTTGTTTTCTCTTGCATGgttatactctctctctctctctctctctgtgtgcgcGCGTGTGCAAATCAACTGACTGCTTGGAAAGAGAGTTCGGCTGAATGGACTGGATCTGGATATTTGCTTCGAATGACAAGAAAGtatttattttgaattatgatgCCGTTCGACATGATTTAGTTCTCACCATTGGAAGCATCATCATATAGAACTATAGCAGAGTGCTTGAGCTTTTGAATATGAGCTTTTGCTATTGGCTTTTAATTTGATCGATATTTGAAAGACAGTTGTTATAAAAGGATTTTACCTTCTTGACACTAAAATGACATCACAGTACTGACTAAACTTTATCTTGACTGATCTGTATGAAGAATGAAGATTAGCCATGGCAGCGAGCAAGCATAGTCTCCCAAACATTGAAAAATGCCTTGGTTCTCACTTCTCAGTGCTATGAAACTGGTTGTTTAGATGCATGGAAATAGGAGATTGTGTGATGAATATTTGTTTGAAAATGTCTTGaaaatatttgttttctttgtaACCTGAAAATAAGGAACATGTCCACTTGTTTTTGGTATTTCAATCTGTTCTTGAAGTAGGGTTCTATGATGATGGGCAAATGTTCAATGAGGTATGgtggaggagaaagaaagaaaaggaagggagCAGCATGGAATTTCGTAGAAGATGATAGTGGCCCTTAGTGTCGAGCAAGCATGACAATCATTTTATGGCAATTCAATCATATTCTTCCCCCTCCATAAATGCCAAGTTATTTTGGACATATAAAACATAAATTAATCTATGCAATCAATCACTGCGTGTGTTTGTTGGACGGACTGGTGTGACATGATACTTTAATCTAAACCCATGTTTGTCGGTGCAAATGATGCATGACACATGTGGCATGGAGTGGATTTAACGATACCAGTGAATTGCACTGCTCTGGTTTTATATGTGGATCAAGGCACTGCAGTTCACTGACCATTAGATCCACTTCCCAGCCAACATGGCGTGCATCATATGGTACTTGCATTTGCAGGTATCAGTTAAGTAATCTGAGCGAATAAAAAAGTGTAAGCTTTTATGACAAGAAAGCAATCTTTCTAAGGTGAGCATAGTTTTTGCTTACTTCATCGGCTGCATTTCAAACTTGACGTTGGTGGATTGCTGTTCCCTTCTGGACATCTTTTAGTCCTGGAAGATCTGTCTGTTTTCATAGTTGACATTCTGGATTTTCAGATAAATATCCTTTCGAAGTTTTCTGATTTGCCAATTGTTGGATCCAGTTTGTGCATCGGAGTTATACTCACTGAATTCAACAATTTTGATAGTGATTTTTAGGTCCCTTTTTTCACTTACCTTGCAGGTCCAACGATGATAATTTGTATACATGTAATATAATACTACCATGGGAGTTGAAAttttcttcaacgaaaaaaagAGCTTCATTGGTTTACTTTTCTTGCAAATAAGTAACTCAATGCTGACCTTGGTCGTACCATATATACTGGAATGTTCAATATTTTCTAAATCTTAATTTTCTAAATGATTTGATATGTTTTGCTATGCTGCTGTTAGTTACTGAACAAAGACAGGTCTCTTTCGAGTGGTTAAAACTTCGCggcataagtttttttttttttggtttaatgTTTATTAAGTTTTAAGTTTTCCTGCAGGATTCCAAATTGTTAGAAGCTTTAGTGGAAAATCGTAAAAGGTCAGTGGCATATGTAGGTGCCTTTCTTCTTAAGGATGACCCAGAGACTGATCCTAGTATTGTATCTGGGTCAGATTCAGCGAAAAGCATTAATGACCTTAAAGGAAAAGATTTATTCAAGCGTCTTCATGAAGTTGGTACTTTGGCTCAGGTATCATCTTTTCTGCCAAGGGTTTGGGAATTAATGACATTTAGTATATAAATTAAGAATATATTAAAAGGCATAGAATCCATTGCTGATACTCTAGCTATCTTGCTGTTGTCAATGTAGATAACCAGCATCCAAGGGGATCAAGTAGTGCTCGTTGGTCACCGGCGTCTGCGGATAACTGAGATGGTAGGTTGGGTTTAATAGTGACGAATTAcacttattattttatttttttcagtaaTACCTACATTCCTGATATTCAATGAAACTTCTAATATTGCAGGTTGACGAGGATCCTTTAACTGTAAAAGTTGATCATCTGAAGGCATGTTATTACTCTTACTCATCTTTCGTCTTTCCAGCCCTATTTATGGTTGATGGATGTCAATGTACTATTACTCTTAACTCACAAGCTGAGTCATCATATTTGGTTCTACCTTAGTGTCTTGTGGGGCTGACTTTTGATTACTGTTCTAGCTGATTTTGATTACCATGTACCACCCAGTGTAACCAATATTCCATGCCTTTTCATTGAAGGACCAATACTGCTAGTCCACTACTGTGTTTAGAAATTGGAAGCAATAGAAAGGAGGTAACTGTGTCTTTCATAAACTGCAAATTTCCTGCATTGCTGCAATTGCTGTATGTGCTGAACTTCCACAGAGGTTTACAAGCATTTTTTTGTATCAAAGCAAAGGCAAAAGACAATTTGCTTTTTGCTGGAGTCATGACTGAGTTATCTTTTCTGACTTGCTTCCACTGTTGTCACACAGTCACATGCCCTGGCATTCATGGAAAATGTTGTCAGTGCAAATGCCTGAACATGTTTTCACAATATCTTTCACCAAAATTTTCACCACCAATGTTTTCTTAGGATGCACTTCACTTTACTGATGATCAAGGACAATATAACTATAAACCTCTCTCTTTTGAACTTATATATTGCCAGGAATTAGATGCGATATGGCCGATGGTTTAGATGCAGATGTGTAAATGAGCTAAGCTTGTGTGAGCAGGGCCTAGCTCATTCTTGGCTTATTTAATTTCAAGTTGCTCACAAATAACTTGTTTAAGAGGTGCAGTGAGAGCCTAAGATCTCTCAAGTGTGCAACACACACTCGCACTCACTTTAAACTTACTACTGTTATATCTCAAGGTTATAGTTGAAATACATTGTTTTATGCAAACTATATTAGCCTCTAgtaattataatataaatatatgtttCTAAATAGTAACTAAGATAACATGTAATGTGTATTAATTATCTATGTATTCCTGTATCGAGTTTAATCGCGTGGAGCTCAAGCAAGCCAGGTCCTAGCCCTAGCTCGCTCATTTACTAATGGAGTGAGCCAAAAGCTGGCTAAATACAAGCTGCTTAGGAACAGCTTGCTTGTTTGACAGCCCTATTTAGATGGAGGTTGAAGTATCCGAAGAAACGTTTGTTGAAGTTATATGTGCTGTATTAATTTACTAACCTGAGTATGTGATCAATGTTGCCTGTCATTGTTTATGGTGGACTTATTATTTGTTAAGAGtacaattcatatttttctagAAAGTTTGCTTGAATTTTTGGCTCAATAACAATAGCTATTATTTTTTGCAGGAAAAGCCTTACAATAAGGATGACGATGTTATAAAAGCAACCTCATTTGAAGTCATAGCAACATTAAGAGACATTCTGAAGACAAATTCCCTTTGGAAAGATCATGTTCAAACATATACACAGGTTACTTTGTCTATTTCttaagtttgtttttttttaaaaaagttttttgagaattgaaaacttctcacttgaaagaaaaaaaaggttttgAGGGTTGACTACTTCTTAGTTACTTTGtatctaaattaattttgtCTGTATCCCATCCTTTGAGGAAAAAAGGCTTTGAGAGTTAACACCTTCTTCCTGTTTACTTTATATCTAAATTGCTTAAGTTTGTCTGTAATTCCTCTGTTGAATAGAGAATTGTTTTGAGAGTTACAACTTACAGCATCTTCTGATGTCCTAGTTGCAAGATTGTACTAGTTGAAGTTGTTAACTAGCTCAATTTAATTTGGCCTCCTTTTATAACCCTGCATATTGTctcttttcaaatttaaaaaggtcaaaggactaattttgccaaatttaatctaattaaaagTGCACAAATATATGGaaacttattttcatttttgaagtCCGGCTTATGAATAGGTTTTGGTTTGTACTGCCCTTCTTGTCATGTTTTCTATTGAATCATTTTTTCTGCTTTTCTCCTGGAGGTTTTCTTTGGAAGCTTCAAGTTAGGCATTTGTATAAGTAGTTCCTTTAATAGATATCATGTTATGCTTGTAGAATAACATGATTAAATGATGAAAACTGTGTTATAAAATTGTTCCTTTTTTTCGTGAATTTCAGCATATTGGCGATTTCAATTATCCAAGACTAGCAGATTTTGGGGCTGCTATCTCCGGGGCCAACAAGTTGCTTTGCCAACAAGTGCTTGAAGAACTCGATGTAAGAAGCATGCATGCTTTTGATCCAAACATTTTCAGTCAAGCTGCaaagatttttttaattcttatgtTGTTCAGTtttacttattaaaaaaatgactTGCCTTCTCTCTCACTCTTGCTCCCTCGCACTCTCCCCCTCTATCTTTGTGTGTTTGTGTTTGGACAATTGGGTTGCATGTGTGCTAACAGTTGGGTGTTAATCTATGTCATGTTCCCTTCCAATTTGAAAATTAATGTTAAATCATATCACACTGTTTTCATTAACATTATgaatataaaatatcaatcaTGTCTTATGCAACTTGGCATATTCACCTTAAGTTGCAGTGGCATGAATGAGCTGTTCCAAAATTAGTAAAGAATGATATAGCTTAGCATGTCACAATGTTTTCCATTATCATCTTAAGAATTGAAATGCATTGCGTGTCAGAACCACAGATCAGGATTTTGAACCGCTATGCTTGCAGAAATATAAAGGAATGGCTAATCAGGCTGGTTTTTGACTGCCTTAAGGTGTACCAGTGGCCATCTGTATAACCCATAATGTTGCAAGTATTAGCATGGTCCATCTAAGCTTCAGGTTGTCTGGTGAATAATTTTGATTCTGCACCTTAAAGACCTAATTCCATACAGACTTCAATTATAGgcttcatattttcttttgttggtgGGTGGATGCATGCAATTTACTATTGATCTCTGCCATCATCATGGTTGACTGTTTATTTTTTCGATAAAATGTTAACTTCGTATAATTTGCCTGCCAGGTCTATGAGCGGTTAAAACTAACTCTAGAATTAGTAAAGAAAGAGATGGAGATCAGTAAGATACAGGTAATTTAGCcatatattttctattatttcatTCCCATTTATGTATTCTCTATATTTGAGTACTAACTAGGACTTTTGTGTTATCTTTACTAAATTTTGTTTCAGGAGTCAATAGCAAAAGCAAATTGAGGAGAAAATAAGTGGAGACCAGCGACGTTATTTGTTGAACGAGCAACTTAAAGCAATTAAaaaggtattttttttattcttattagtTCTGTTTTtggataaataaaagaaaatgatggtGAATATAACAAAAATGAACTTGTGTCTTTAATCTTGTCCAAGATAGACAAGGCCTAAACTTCTATCCCCCCTTCATTACTTTAACAATAACTGGAGTATTATCATCATGTTATATCACTGGGAAGTGGGAACTTTGATACTTTTTTCATTGCTTGTTAAGTTGATTTCATTGACCTTCATCAGAACTTTAGACATGAAGAATTCACTTTTCTACTTTGATCCAGGAGCTGGGTTTGGAGACAGATGACAAATCAGCATTGACTGGTTAGTTCTGGATGTACTTTTCTTTAGCGGGATATCTCATTGAATATATGGAGGATATTTATGTTTATATAAGTATTTAAGACAAGGTGATTttgtattctttttctttgctgcAGCAAAGTTCAGGGAAAGACTTGAACCAAAAAACAAGCAGTGTCCTCCTCATGTCTTGCAAGTAATAGAAGAAGAGCTTAACAAGCTTCAGCTGCTGGAAGCTAGTTCTAGCGAGTTCAATGTGACTCGTAATTATCTTGATTGGCTTACTGCATTACCTTGGGGAAACTACAGGTACTGTATTTAAACATCCGATTTGAATCATTTTAGAGAAATTCATTAGACTGCTAATGAATTGAGCTTAATCTTCATGGTTTTCAATCACTGCAGTGATGAAAACTTCGACATCCAACATGCACAAAAAATTTTAGATGAAGATCATTATGGTTTATCTGATGTTAAAGAGAGAATATTAGAATTTATAGCTGTTGGAAAATTAAGGGGGACCTCGCAAGGTTGGTTTACAGCTTTATGTGTACCAGCTTTCTTTTGGTTACCACATttattctttccctttttgtttCCTAAATTATTGTCATCTCCTAATTGATTGCTGTGGTTTTTTTCCCAACGTTTTTGCTATGACTGGTGTTTCTGCATCAAACCCCAGCAGCTGGATGACACCTGGTTATCAATTTTTTGATAATACTTGGTCATGGATACACttgc
This genomic interval carries:
- the LOC103704653 gene encoding uncharacterized protein LOC103704653 isoform X1, which produces MRDLVTRPPVQLVAWKSADVVLPFQLVAWKSEDVAAFALLQCNPSASSADPHGAAALHVAPSNGNQLGASTSLTNYPPSRFLRFVPLKGLCFHKTASPDFLKQSSFSSPSALLSFLCFLFVYNPLESELINLKKEMMDEAVGLEGSVEWAEQEGSFNSWLDKVLASDGIESPRMVEEENRPRDRPKEPDSNSKRQKIGPCTDKTEEPSPLGLILRITPSFLDLIDRKLSQKKTTPLNGPTSGTSIEKQQTRNDEYNIQPTLMKWKASNFPATKLKIGCWERKSRNEGDIVAKFYYARRKLVWEIQEERLKKKIEIQWTDISATRARFIRDQPDILEVELRQQPMFFKEVNPQPRKHTNWEACSDFTSGNATTNRRHYLEFAEGTLEKHYERLLRSDHRLLTLSQKVFASHDSQFFETVNSDMQDMCMLTPKFPPISNQPSSNWCPPHLNHIDNQGSAPTHMWTFESLDPAVGANHPLSLLTPTPRVIQMNSPSSVMECLPTMNQGASSLNPTTSYLADNFALNNGNSATDSTLNRMTQLCSQDIQSLRRVDDISERQIQQLPWDTCATPAPNFLPGRVSANTLLTHTAETENFHVPRQGQSLEEHLMSESDDLDAFAADDSRLLSSVKSIGSVIY
- the LOC103704653 gene encoding uncharacterized protein LOC103704653 isoform X2, with protein sequence MRDLVTRPPVQLVAWKSADVVLPFQLVAWKSEDVAAFALLQCNPSASSADPHGAAALHVAPSNGNQLGASTSLTNYPPSRFLRFVPLKGLCFHKTASPDFLKQSSFSSPSALLSFLCFLFVYNPLESELINLKKEMMDEAVGLEGSVEWAEQEGSFNSWLDKVLASDGIESPRMVEEENRPRDRPKEPDSNSKRQKIGPCTDKTEEPSPLGLILRITPSFLDLIDRKLSQKKTTPLNGPTSGTSIEKQQTRNDEYNIQPTLMKWKASNFPATKLKIGCWERKSRNEGDIVAKFYYARRKLVWEIQEERLKKKIEIQWTDISATRARFIRDQPDILEVELRQQPMFFKEVNPQPRKHTNWEACSDFTSGNATTNRRHYLEFAEGTLEKHYERLLRSDHRLLTLSQKVFASHDSQFFETVNSDMQDMCMLTPKFPPISNQPSSNWCPPHLNHIDNQGSAPTHMWTFESLDPAVGANHPLSLLTPTPRVIQMNSPSSVMECLPTMNQGASSLNPTTSYLDNFALNNGNSATDSTLNRMTQLCSQDIQSLRRVDDISERQIQQLPWDTCATPAPNFLPGRVSANTLLTHTAETENFHVPRQGQSLEEHLMSESDDLDAFAADDSRLLSSVKSIGSVIY
- the LOC103704653 gene encoding uncharacterized protein LOC103704653 isoform X3 → MRDLVTRPPVQLVAWKSADVVLPFQLVAWKSEDVAAFALLQCNPSASSADPHGAAALHVAPSNGNQLGASTSLTNYPPSRFLRFVPLKGLCFHKTASPDFLKQSSFSSPSALLSFLCFLFVYNPLESELINLKKEMMDEAVGLEGSVEWAEQEGSFNSWLDKVLASDGIESPRMVEEENRPRDRPKEPDSNSKRQKIGPCTDKTEEPSPLGLILRITPSFLDLIDRKLSQKKTTPLNGPTSGTSIEKQQTRNDEYNIQPTLMKWKASNFPATKLKIGCWERKSRNEGDIVAKFYYARRKLVWEIQEERLKKKIEIQWTDISATRARFIRDQPDILEVELRQQPMFFKEVNPQPRKHTNWEACSDFTSGNATTNRRHYLEFAEGTLEKHYERLLRSDHRLLTLSQKVFASHDSQFFETVNSDMQDMCMLTPKFPPISNQPSSNWCPPHLNHIDNQGSAPTHMWTFESLDPAVGANHPLSLLTPTPRVIQMNSPSSVMECLPTMNQGASSLNPTTSYLDSTLNRMTQLCSQDIQSLRRVDDISERQIQQLPWDTCATPAPNFLPGRVSANTLLTHTAETENFHVPRQGQSLEEHLMSESDDLDAFAADDSRLLSSVKSIGSVIY
- the LOC103704653 gene encoding uncharacterized protein LOC103704653 isoform X4 codes for the protein MMDEAVGLEGSVEWAEQEGSFNSWLDKVLASDGIESPRMVEEENRPRDRPKEPDSNSKRQKIGPCTDKTEEPSPLGLILRITPSFLDLIDRKLSQKKTTPLNGPTSGTSIEKQQTRNDEYNIQPTLMKWKASNFPATKLKIGCWERKSRNEGDIVAKFYYARRKLVWEIQEERLKKKIEIQWTDISATRARFIRDQPDILEVELRQQPMFFKEVNPQPRKHTNWEACSDFTSGNATTNRRHYLEFAEGTLEKHYERLLRSDHRLLTLSQKVFASHDSQFFETVNSDMQDMCMLTPKFPPISNQPSSNWCPPHLNHIDNQGSAPTHMWTFESLDPAVGANHPLSLLTPTPRVIQMNSPSSVMECLPTMNQGASSLNPTTSYLADNFALNNGNSATDSTLNRMTQLCSQDIQSLRRVDDISERQIQQLPWDTCATPAPNFLPGRVSANTLLTHTAETENFHVPRQGQSLEEHLMSESDDLDAFAADDSRLLSSVKSIGSVIY